The Pseudomonas nunensis genome includes the window CCCGGGATCAGCGTCTTGGCTGGACGGACATTGCCGAACAATTCAAACGTTTCGCGCAGTCGCACGTTGGATGAGCGGAAACCTTCGCCGACTGGCGTCGTCAGCGGGCCTTTGAGCACTAGCTTGCGTGCACGGATACTGTCCAGGGTGGCGGTCGGCAGTGGATCGCCCACCGCTGCGACGCCGGCCATCCCCGCCACTTGGACATCCCAGTCGAAAGGGCTTCCCAGCGCGTCCAGAACCCTGACGGTGGCTTCGACCACTTCCGGCCCGATACCATCACCTGGAATCAGCGTTGCCGGAATTTTGTTTGAAGATGTATTTTCCACGATGGTTTCTCTTTAGAAGGTGCCGGGTTACTGAAGATGAGCGGTGGAGCCACCTGCTGACGGGGCTGTGGCGCGAAACTCCACGCCCAGCAGCCGCTCATACACTTTGATCATCGCGCCCTTGTCACTGTCGCCATGGCCCTGGAGTACGGCGGTCTGGTAGGTCGCCGTGGCGGCGGATAACACGGGTAGCGGAATGCCCATCTTCGTGCTCAACCCGGCGCCACTGACGAGATCCTTGTAGGCATGTTTAAGCGGGTATCCGCTGCTGAACTGGCCAGCCAGAATATGGGGCACGAAAAACTCTGAGGCGTAGCTACGCCCTGTTCCGCTGTTCACGATCGCCGCCACTTTCTCGGCGTTGAGGCCAAGCTTGACGGCCATCGGTAAGATTTCAGCAATGGCCGCGCAGTTAATATCGAACAACAGCTGATTGATGAGTTTGGCCAGTTGACCCGCACCCGCCGCCCCCATGTAGAGAATATTGGAGGCCATTTTTTCCAGGTAAGGAGCGACCTCGTTGAATACCTGCTCGTTCCCGCCACACATGGCAGTCAATGTCCCGTCAACGGCCCGGGAAGCCATGCCGGAAACCGGGGCGTCGAGAAAGTGGATACCTAGTGCGGCCAATTTCGCTTCGATACTCACGGTCAGCGCATAACTGATCGTGCTGGTATCGACGACGATGCTGCCGGGACGCATCCATTGCGCGAGACCTTCGGCACCAAACAGGAAGTGATCGACCACTTCATCATCAGGCAGTGACAAAAACACCAAGTCGCAGTCGGCCAGGGCGCGGCGATCGTCAGTCGCTATCGCTCCCAGCCGTTCCAACTCGGCGTAGGCCCGGCCACTGGCCGTATTGACCAATAAACCGGGGTGAGAACGCAGCAGGTTGATTGCCATGGGCCTGCCCATTTGGCCAAGCCCGATGAATGCCATTTTCATGTTGAATTTCCCTGATTCGATCATGTACGCGGAACAGCGCCATTGAGCGTCGTGGCCTGCAAGAAATCAAAATCCACACCGGTGTCAGCTTGAGTGACCGATTGCAGGAACAACTTGTGGTAGCCACGATCGCCTGTCGGTATCACGACCGGCCTGGCTTCGGAACGCCGGCGCATTTCCTCATCCGAAATCAGCACCGATATCTCCCGATTCGATAGGCTGAGACGAATGCGATCTCCGTTCTGGACATAGGCGAGCGGACCGCCGACCGCCGCTTCGGGGGTGACGTGCAGGACGATGGTGCCGAATGCCGTTCCGCTCATGCGTCCATCGGAAATTCTGATGATGTCCTTCACGCCGGCCTTGGCCAGTTTTTGCGGGATGGGTATATAGCCCGCCTCTGGCATACCCGGTCCGCCCTTGGGGCCAATGTTCTTGAGCACCAGGACATCCTCTGGAGTGACGTCCAGTTCATCGCTGTCGATGCGGGCGGCGAGATCCTCCATATTCTCGAAAACCACGGCACGGCCTTCATGCTCCATCAGACCTGCGTCAGCCGCCGATTGCTTGATGATTGCACCGCCTGGCGCCAGATTACCGCGAAGTACTGCAATGCCTCCCTGGGGATAGATGGGCTGCAAGAAGGGGCGCACTACATTTTGATTGAACGCCGGTTCGCCTCGTTCGAGTTCTTCGCCCAAGGTCCGCCCGGTAACGGTCAGCGCTTCAAGGTTGAGTAAGGGTTTTAACTCACGCAGCAGCGTGGTCATCCCGCCGGCATCGTGAAAATCCTCCATGTACTGGGTGCCAGAAGGCTTGAGATCCACCAATACGGGCGTCTCACGACTCATCCGGTCCAAGGCGGCCAAATCCACTTCCAATCCCATGCGACCGGCAATGGCCGTGAGGTGGACAATACCGTTGGTGGATCCACCAATGGCCAGCAGCACACGCATGGCATTTTCGAACGCGGCCGGGGTCAGGATCTTGTCGATGGTTCGACGCTGGCGAGCCATATCGACGATGCACGTGCCGGTTTCCTCAGCAATGCGCATGCGATCCGAGGTAACGGCTGGAGGTGTCGCGCAACCCGGCACGGTCATGCCCAGCGCTTCAGCGATACAGGCCATTGTGCTGGCGGTGCCCATGACCGAGCAGGTCCCCACACTCGCGACCAGCCGGCTGTTAACGTCGGCGATTTCAACGCCGTCTATTTCGCCGGCACGGAATTTACCCCAGTAGCGTCGGCAGTCAGTGCACGCCCCTACCCGCTCGCCCCGGTGACTGCCCGTGAGCATTGAACCGGTAATCAACTGGATGGCGGGGATACCGGCCGAGGCGGCTCCCATCAACTGCGCTGGGACGGTTTTGTCGCAGCCACCGATCAGGACGACTGCATCCATAGGCTGAGCCCGAAGCATTTCCTCAGTGTCCATCGACATCAGATTGCGCAGGTACATGCTGGTGGGCGCCGAAAAGCTTTCACCGATCGAGATCGTTGGAAATTCCATTGGCAAGCCACCAGCGTGCTGGATACCACGCTTCAGCGCTTCCACCAGTTGGGGCATGTTTCCGTGACAGGGGTTGTACGCACTACCGGTGGAGGCGATGCCTATGACGGGTTTCTCAAGCGCACCGTCGGTGTAACCCGATCCTTTGATAAACGCTTTTCGTAGAAACAGCGAAAAGCCTTTGTCTCCATAGTTGGTGAGGCCACGGCGAAGGCCCGAGGTTTCACTCGAATCTTTCGGGGCACTGGAAGGCAAATCATCGTCAAAAGGCATGGCGTCATATTCCGGGTTGCGTAGGGAACGGGAATGCTGTGTCGCCATACTAGGAACGCTTACTCATCATGTGAAATATATTGTTATGATCAGTTTCATCACAAAGTGTGATGTGGAATCAGAAAGTGGAGTGCGCGGAAGTGAATTTGAAAGCGCTCAGATGCTGTGTCGAAATAGCCCGTCAAGGCAGCTTTACCAAGGCGGCACACACGCTTCATATCGCCCAGCCTGCATTGAGCATGGCCGTGACTCGCCTTGAGGAAGAGTTGGACGTCATCCTTTTCAACCGTGCGCCACGACAAATCACGGTCACGGCTGAAGGGCAATGCTTTCTGGCCCGTGTCGAAGTGGCGCTGTTGGAGTTGGACATGGCGCGCCAGGAACTGCGTGACATGGCTCAACTGCACAGTGGCGAAATAAAGGTGGGCGTACCGCCGATGTTCGGGATCAACTATGTCCCGGATCTGCTCAGCGCCTTCCGACGCGAGTACCCCGGGATCGTGATGACCGTCATCGAAGGCAGCGCGGACGCGATTGGCCAGCGCCTCGAAAATCGCGAAATCGACGTGGCGTTGCTCGAATCCCGGCGAGTGGGAAGCGCATGGGAATCGGTGTTGCTGGGCAACGACGAAATGGTGCTGTGCATGAGGGAGGATCATTCACTGGCTACTGAACCTCACCTCGAAGCCCATCAATTACAAGGCGCAGAGATGGTGGTATTCGATCAGACATTCCTGCAACGCCATCTGCTCGATGCCTTCTGCAACGCCTCCGGCATCAGCTATCGGATTGCACTGCAAAGCAATTTTGTATCCCTTGTGACAAAAGCGACGTTCGACGGAATGGGGATATCCACGCTCCTGCGCTCAGTTCAGGAACGCGAGCCGGGGATCGTTGGGGTGCCGTTCAAACCAGCCCAGACCATGAGCTTCAGGTTATGTTGGCGAGCTAACGAATACCTTTCCCTGGCGAATAAGCGTTTCGTCGACTTTGCCCAGACTGCTGGTTTCTTCAACAGACCGTAAGTTTGAGATGCAACCAAACAAGCGAGCGCCTGAACCAAAGCTTTGCACACTGGGCGTGCCCTTCAATCCATTGCAGATCATGAGCTTCAGCTTGTGCTGGCGCGCCAATGAATACCTTTCATTGGCGAACAAACGGTTTATTGAATTTGCTCAGAAGGCTGGTTTTTTTATTAACCAAGAGACGCATCCATCTCACAAAAAAAAGCCCGGCGGATAAGGCCGGGCTATCGTCGAGTACTGCGGTAGAACCATGCATTCAGGCGGCACGGCGTTCAATCAGGCGGTCAGAACCACTTTCGGCAACCTGGTTGCCTTTCAGATGATCCGAACCATCAGAGGCAACAGAATCGCTGAACAGTGGATCGGTTTCAGTCGAGGCAACGGCGTCGCTGAACAGCGGGTCAGTCTCATTAGCGGCAACGGCGTCGCTGAACAATGGATCGGTTTCAGTAGCGGCTACGGCGTCGCTGAAAAGACGATCCGAAGCATCCGCAACAGCGCGTTTTTCCAGAAGACGATCTGCGCCACCTTCGGCAACACGATTCTGCATCAGGTGATCCGAGCCGCCTTCAGCGACCACAGGTTGAGTAGAAGTGGCAGCGAATGCATTCAGTGCGAAGATCGAGAACGCGATGCCGAGGATGGTTTGGCGTTTCATGATGGTGTGCTCCGGGGTGTAGTGGTTGGGTATGGAGCCGATCTTACGCCGCGGTATTAATAAGAGAACTTCATTGAGTCAATGGTTGTTATTGACACGATTAATGAGTGATCGGCAGATGCGAGAAACACATCTGTTGGCCGCAAGCCGGTGCGCCTCTCTCAGGCAAACGCCGCCTCGACAAATGCCTCCAGCGCCTTGTCTTCCAGGATCTCGATGGAGAAGTGACCAAAGCGTTTGGGCAGCCAGATGATGCGTTTCCCGGACGGAGATTGCAGGTTCTCCAAGGCCAGTGGCTTGCCGTTTTCGTCCTCTGGCTGAACACCGGCGAGGATCAATTCGTCGTAGGTTTTCTCGATGTCCGGTGTCGTGTAGCAGTGACGGTAAATCATCCCTTCGCCCACAGTGTCCAACAGCTCCTTCAGGTTCCCCGCCAGCGGCTGTACCAACATGAAACGCTCTTGCCCGATCAGCGCAATCGCGTAGCGCACGTGCAGGCCGCCTCGTTCCCAGATGAGGGTTTTGGAAATCCTGGCTTGCAGTATCTGCGCGTAGTAAGCACAGGCTTCTTCCAGATTCTTGACCAGTACATCGACGTGACTGAACTTCAATTCCATTGCATGCCTCCTGCCCACCGGTGTCGTATTGACCCATCCTACAAGCGATTGCGATCACGATTCATCAGTCGAATTTGATCAAGTCCTTGAAGATCAACTGACCCCAGCTATTTCCGCGTGCCTGCACCAGCAGTCCACCTTCCGAAAGCCCGCCCAGTTTAATCGGCGAGAATCCGAGATTTTCCGCGAGCGTAGCAATCTCCGCTGCGGCGCCGTCATCGTCGCTCGCCAGGAACACGACTCGCTTGCCACCTTTTACCGCCGGATCCTGGTCAAGAACGCCAGCGACCAAATGGTTGAAGCCCTTGACCAGTCTTGCACCCGTGAAGGCCTGCGCGATGAACTTGGAAGAAGGCTGTCCTCCCAGTTCCTCGGGAGGTACGCCGTAGGCATTGGTCACATCGATGAGGGTCTTGCCCTTCCAGCTCGGCAGGGCCTTCGCGACATCCCGATAGGACTCGAATCGGACAGCCAAAAAGATGATGTCTGCCTTGAGGGCATCTGCCAGTGTTTTGGGAAGGATCTCGGGGCCGATTGCGGCCGTAGTGGAGGCAAAGCTTTCCGGGTCGCGAGTGGTTGCGACGGATACTTCGATGCCGCTGCGGGCAAATGCCTTGGCCAGCGCCTGGCCGAGTTTGCCGAAGCCGATAATTGCGTAGCTCATGTATTTTCCTCAGGTTTTATTGCGCCCAGCAGGCTCCGAATATCGATGGAGTAACCGGCCGGGCGTAGGGATTCAGATTTGCGCCAGACCGCCGTCGACGGCGACCTCGCTGGCGGTCATAAAGCTACTGTCTTGCGACGCGAGAAACGCGGCCGCCGCGCCGATCTCTGTCGGATCCGCCATGCGCTGGAGTGGATTCATCGAAGCGAAGAGCTTCATGCCTTCTTCGCCTAACGCTGCCTTCGCGAGTTCCGTCGCCGTCGGGCCGGGCGACAGCACGTTGACCCGGATGCCGGTGCCCTTCAGGTCCTCGGCCCAGGTCCGCGCAAGGTTGCGTACTGCCGCTTTGCTTGCGCTGTAGACGCTGAATGCCGGGGCGCCTGTGGTGCCGGCGCTCGATCCGGTGAGGATGATCGAACCGCCCTGCCCCATCAGCGGCAGCGCCTGCTGGACCGTGAAGATCAAGCCCTTCACGTTGGTTTCAAAGGTTTCGTCAATGTGCTCGGCGGTGATCTTGCCGAGCGGAAGTTGGCTGCCCGCCCCGGCATTGGCGAAGACGATGTCGAGGGTTCCGCGCTCGGCCTTCACCGCCGCGTAGAGCCGGTCGAGATCGGCCAGCTCGGAGACCGAGCCCTTCACTGCGCGGGCATTCGGCCCGAGTTCCGCCACAGCAGCGTCGAGCGCTTCCTGTCGGCGGCCGAAGATGAAGACGAACGCGCCCTCCTCGATGAAGCGTTTTGCTGCGGCGAGGCCGATGCCGGTAGCGCCGCCGGTGATCACCGCGGTCTTTCCATTCAGTCTGGTCATGTCGTGCATCCTTCGTTGGAGTTGTGCCCAAGCAGGATTGCTTGCTTGAGACGAGGATGCAGCGCTGATAACCTAAGGACAAGTATGCACCTTTTGGTAAGTATCAAAATATGACGACGACTTCTGAAATCTGTGGCACCGGTTGCGGGCTCAACGCCACGCTGCGCATCATCTCGGGCAAGTGGAAACCGCTGGTCTTGTTTTTCCTGCGCGACGGCCCGAAACGCTACGGAGAACTCAAACGTTTGATCCCGGGCGTCAGCGACAAGGTGTTGATCCAGCAATTGAAGGATCTGGAAGCCGATCGCGTGCTGGCGCGGAACGACTACAAGGAAGTGCCGCCACGCGTGGACTACACGCTGACCCCGCTCGGTCGCAGCCTGGCTGACGCGATCATGCCGCTGTGCGCCTGGGGCACCGAGAACGCCGCGCAAATGGCCAGCATCTTTGCCGAGCGCGACGCTCTGGCCTAGCGGGATGCTGAAGTACCGCTGTGTCAGGCGACCCTGCGCAGGCGCGCGCCATCTTTTCGCAGAGCGAACACCTGAGCCGCCACACCAACCACCAGCGCCAGGGCGATGAAACCCAGCGCACCTTTGAGCAACGGGGAATTCGGGTCGGTGACGATGGGGTGGCCATCGGGGACTCGACGCAACGTTTCGGAGACGGTCGGGACCATCAGCAAGAACGCCGTCAGGCTCAGAAGAATGGTTTCAAGGTACACCCCTGCCCGGCCCAGCCAGGCAATGAAGCCTACCCCGTAACCGGCGAGCAACAACACGATCGTGACCGCGCCGATCACCGGGCTGATCGGTTGATGGGCCACCAGAAACACAGTCAAGCCGCCGATCAGCATCGAGACGAAATACGCAAGGCCGGCACGCGAGCGAGGCACGATTCGTCCGTGCTTGATGAACATGTAGGCCGCCAATGGAATGGCTGGCAGGCTTCCAAGGGTGTGAACCCAGCCAAGGGTAGAGATCCCGAACATTCGACTATTCCTTCTTTGATTGGATGATGTACATCACGCAGCGCACGCTGTGCGTTGTCGATCAACCGCGTGAAAGCGTTATGCTTCGGGGCTCAGACTATTGAAGGCGTGGCCGGACTGACATGACGGATCTACTTGAAGACTTGACCATTCGTCCAGAGATGCAGCTGGAGGGGCTGGCCACAGGGGATCTGCTCTCGCAGGTATTGGCGCAGATTCGTCTGACCGGGGATCGCGTCTACTCCACCACGCAGGCCTTGGGTCAACGCCTGAAACTGGACGAAAAAAGCTCGCACATCTGCGTCCTGCAACAGGGACAGCTGCACATTGAAGGCGCTGACGGGCAGGTCCAGACGATCGAACAGGGCGACATCCTGCTGCTGCCCCACGATCCATCATCGCTGAACATCACCGTCTCCGAGGGACCTGCGTCGCTCGTCATCTGTCGCTTCTGGTTCGATGCCAGCAGCTTCCAGGCCATGCTGTTCGCCCTGCCGTGGCTGATCCATATCAAGCACGCCGAAGCTTCGGCGTGGTCGGAAGGTATCCTGCATTTCATGCTGATCGAGGCCAATGACACGCAGCCTGGCGGCGCGTTGATGATTTCGCGCCTGATTGACCTCACCGTCATTCGTATCCTGCGCACCTGGGTTCAGCACGGCATGGCGTCAGGCTGGCTAGGCGGCTTGTCCGACGAGCGCATCGCCCGAACCCTCAGAGCCATCCATGAAAAGCCCGGGCAACAATGGCGCATCGAGGCACTCGCCACGATCGCCGGCATGTCACGCTCAAGCTTCTGCGATCGGTTCAGCGCGCTGGTGGGACGCTCGCCACTGCGTTACCAGAATGAATGGCGCCTGACCCTGGCAAAAACCATGCTGGCCAAGCACAACAGCCGCATCGGCGAGGTCGGGTTTGCAATTGGCTACGAGTCCGAGGCTTCTTTCAGCCGCGCCTACAAGGCGTATTTCGGACGCTCGCCACGGGACGACAACAGCCAGGGTGGGGTTGAAGAACAGGTTTGAATCAGACGCGGCGTCCTCAGAACTGATCCACAGCCTCGAACACGCCCTTATCCTCCCCCAGGAACCCGCCGCTTTGATGCTGCCACAGCCGCGCATACACGCCGTTCTTCCCAAGCAATTCGGCGTGAGTGCCCTGTTCGATGATGCGTCCATCATCCATGACGATAAGCCGGTCCATGGCCGCAATCGTGGACAGCCGATGGGCGATGGCGATCACGGTCTTGCCCTGCATCATTTCATCGAGGCTTTCCTGAATCGCCACTTCGACTTCCGAGTCCAGCGCGCTGGTAGCCTCGTCGAGCAGCAGGATCGGGGCGTTCTTGAGCATCACCCGAGCAATCGCGACCCGTTGGCGCTGGCCGCCCGACAGCTTGATGCCGCGCTCACCCACCAGAGTGTCGTAGCCGGTGTGGCCTTGTCGGTCGCTCAGTTGGCTGATGAACCCATCGGCCTGGGCATTCGCCGCGGCGTTGCGGATCTGCGCGTCGGTCGCATCGGGACGGCCGTAAGCGATGTTGTCGCGAATCGAACGGTGCAGCAGCGAGGTATCCTGCGTGACCATGCCGATAGCGCCGCGCAGGCTGTCTTGCGTCACGTGTGCGATGTTTTGGCCGTCGATGCGAATCACCCCGCTGTCGACGTCGTAGAAGCGCAGCAGCAGGTTGATCAGCGTGGATTTGCCGGCGCCGGAGCGGCCCACCAGGCCAATCTTTTCGCCCGGGCGAATGCTCAGGCTCAGGCCATCGAGCACCTGGCGTTCGCCGTTGTAGTTGAAGCTGACGTTGTCGAAAGTGACCGCGCCGCCGGAGGTCGCCAGCACGCCCGCGTCCGGCGCATCCTGCACCTTGGCGCCCTGAGTCAGCGTCGCCATGCCATCCTGTACGGTGCCGATGCTCTCGAACAGCGAAGTCATTTGCCACATGATCCAGTGCGACATGCCATTGATCCGCAACGCCATGGCAGTGATCGCCGCCACGGCACCTGCGCCGACCTCGCCCTGGTGCCATAGCCACAGCGCATAACCACCGGCGGCCATGATCAACGCCACGACCAATGCCTGGTTGACGATCTCGAACAGGCTGACCAGGCGCATCTGGCGAAAGCCGGTTTGCTTGAAATCCTCCATCGCAGCACGCGCGAAGTGCGCTTCACGATTGGAGTGGGAGAACAGCTTCACCGTCGTGATGTTGGTGTAAGCGTCCGAGATACGCCCGGTCATCATCGACCGCGCATTCGCCTGTTCCTGCCCGACTTTCCCCAGGCGCGGCACGAAGTACAACATGGCCACGCCGAACAACACGACCCAGGCAACAAAAGGCAGCATCAGTTTCAGCGCGAAGCCACCGGCCAACGCGATGATTGCGATGAAATACACGCCGATCCCGGGCAAAATCTCGATCAGCGTGAACAGCACGTCGCGCACCGCCAGCGCAGTCTGCATGACCTTGGTCGTGACCCGGCCGGAGAACTCATCGGAAAAAAACGAAAGGCTTTGCCGCAGCATCAAGCGATGGAAATCCCAGCGCAGCCGCAACGGCAAGTTAATCGCCAATATCTGGTGCTGCACCATCGTGCGCAACGCCACCAGCCCGACGCTGGCCACCATGACAATGCCCATGCCCCACAACACGCGACTTTCCTGCGCTGCCGCCTCACCGCCGGCCTGCCAGGTCGAGAGCAGGTCCACGACCTGCCCGAGGAAGGAAAACAGCCAGGCTTCGTAAATCGACACCGCTGCACTGAGCAGCGCCAGCGCCAGGATGTAACCGCGAGCACCCCGGGTGCAGGCCCACAGGAAGCGAGCCAGGCCGTTGGGTGGCGGTGGTACCTCGTCAGGAGGAAAAGGGTCGAGTCTTCGTTCAAACGCACGAAGCATGGTGTTCTCCAAAACGATCAAGTTGAGGAGATTCTGCCATTGATCGGTTGCGTTGAGGGTTTTGCGGAGTTGAGGTTGCTTGTGAACAGCAGCAGACCACTTGACCGGTTACATCGCAATGCGTCGCAACGGCCAAGCTTTTTCGATGCTTGCTGGAGCCCGAGCACGCAAGGCCAGACGGCGCAAACGGCTGATGTCATTGGCGACAATTTTGAAACTTGGGCGACTGACTGCAACGGGTCGATAGCTGCCTGTCGTGAAGGACAGCTATCGGCCATTAGCTGCCACTCAAGATCGACAGCAGTTGGCCACTCTCTGCCCCACGCATCGATTTCCAGCGTCGCCCAGCGTTAAAAACTCAAGCTAAAGATTCTAACTTGTCGTCATAGACGGCAGAGCGCCTGAGCTCCAGGATCGTGCGCTCATGCACTGCGCCCCACTCTCGCATCGCACTCACCAACGGCGCGAGTGAGTTACCCAATTCTGTGAGCGAATACTCCACCTTTGGCGGCACCTCGCGGTAGATTTCGCGATGAATAACCCCGTCAGTTTCCAGTTCTCTCAACTGGAGTGTCAGCATCCTTTGAGTGATATCAGGGATTAGCCTACGTATCTCGTTGAAGCGCTTCGTTCCTGACATCAGGTGAAAAAGTATGAGTGATTTCCATTTTCCACCAATGACATCGACAGTAAACGCGACGGGACAAGCGAAAGCCTCAATTTCATCCTGAGGGTTACATTTTTTCACTGATATCACCATGGTATAAAAAGTGTGCCTACAGCACAAAATTGTGCGTACTTACCGAAATGTACTGTGCAAGCTAGCATGATTCCATATCAACCACTATGGAATCCCCCCCGATGAGCTTGTTGCTATCCCCCCACGAAATCAAAGGTCTCAAACTGAAAAACCGGGTCGTCATGTCCCCTATGTGCATGCACATGGCAGCGGATGATGGCTTCGTGACTGACTGGCACCGCGTTCATTATGGAGCTCGTGCCTTGGGCCAGGCGGCGCTGATTTTTCCCGAAACGCTGGCTATTCAGGCTGACGGTCGTATCGGAGCCGGTGACCTTGGGATCTGGAGCGATGAGCACGTTGTTGGCTTAAAGGCGCTGACGGAACTGCTTCACAACTTTGGTGCAAAAGCCGGCGCTCAGATCGGTCATGCCGGGCGCAATGCTGACCTGCCCAATCTCATTCACATCGCTCCCTCGGCGATTCCGTTCACGGAAGCCAGCCCTGTTCCTCGCGAACTCGCGGCTGATGAAATTCCGGGTCTGGTTAAGCTTTATGGGGATGCCGCACGGCGTGCCAGCGACGCTGGATTCGATGTGCTTGAGATCCATGCCGCGCACGGCTACTTATTGAGTGAATTCCTCTCGCCGCTGGCTAACACCCGTGACGATGAATATGGCGGTGATGCCAAGCGTCGCTATCGCTTCCTGCGCGAGGTGCTGGAAGAGGTTAAAACTCATTGGGGAAATCGCCCTCTATTCGTTCGCATCTCCAGTTCTGATTACGCCGAAGGCGGAAACACGCCCGAGTCGTTCCTCGAATATGGTCGCTGGATGAAAGAGCAGGGGGTTGACTTGATCGATTGCAGCTCCGGTGGGATCAAGATGGTCAAGGTCGAGACCTACCCAGGTTACCAAGTACCGGCCGCTGAATTACTGCGTAAGGAGTTGCATATTGCGACAGGCGCTGTGGGTGTAATCCAAAGTGGGCGTCAGGCCGAAGAAATCTTGCAGAACGGCCGAGCTGATCTGGTGTTCGTCGGTCGGCAAATGCTCCGAGATCCATTCTGGGTTCGCACTGCTGCAGATGATTTAAAAGAAATCATTGAGATTCCTAAAGCCTATACGCGTTATGGATCTACCTGGCTTGATACCAAAGCCTGATGCTTTTTTTTTGCACTAATCAGATCAGTTATAGACAGCAATCCGATAAAGCAGGAAGAAAACCATGAGCAAACCTACTTACGTGGAAGAATACCAAGCCATTTCCGAGGTGCTTAACAAGTACATTGAGGGCTGCAAGCAGGCCAAAAGCAGCATCATGAAGCCAGCCTTCAGTGAGCAAGCGACGATGTACAGCGTCGATGGCGACGGTAAGCTGGCTGGCGGCGCAATTCCAATCCTGTTCGAAGGAATTGACAAGGGTTTCCACCCCTCTCCTGACGCACCGGCTGCTATCGTCCGTATAGACGTCGTGGGAACCGCGGCTAGCGCTCGCATCGACGCCAATGAAATGTCAGGCATCTCTTTCACTGACTTTTTTCATCTGCTGAAGGTTGATGGCAAGTGGACTGTGGTCAGCAAGATTTTCCACACCCTCGTCGCGCCTTGATCCTTTCCCTCTTGGGGTATGTGTGGGGGGAGTGATTCTCCCCAACATGCAAGCTGTGCTATTTGCAGTTGATCATGAGTTAACAACCGTAGTCCCTACTCAGTTAAGAGTGAGCAAATGAAAGTTACTTCGACCATGAGTTTGTTTTTTGTCGCCCTGATTTTGAGTTTAGGCCCAACCGTTCAAGCTAATAACTTACCGGACGACAGACAAGTTAATAGCAAGGAAGTGAGCAAGTCCACGTATGCAGAAGAGTACCAAGCCATTGCTGAGGTGCTTAACAAATATATTGAAGGTTGCAAGCAGGCTAAGAGCAGTATCATGAAGCCCGCTTTCAATGAACTTGCGACTATGTACAGCGTCGGCGCCG containing:
- a CDS encoding NAD(P)-dependent oxidoreductase — encoded protein: MKMAFIGLGQMGRPMAINLLRSHPGLLVNTASGRAYAELERLGAIATDDRRALADCDLVFLSLPDDEVVDHFLFGAEGLAQWMRPGSIVVDTSTISYALTVSIEAKLAALGIHFLDAPVSGMASRAVDGTLTAMCGGNEQVFNEVAPYLEKMASNILYMGAAGAGQLAKLINQLLFDINCAAIAEILPMAVKLGLNAEKVAAIVNSGTGRSYASEFFVPHILAGQFSSGYPLKHAYKDLVSGAGLSTKMGIPLPVLSAATATYQTAVLQGHGDSDKGAMIKVYERLLGVEFRATAPSAGGSTAHLQ
- a CDS encoding IlvD/Edd family dehydratase, which produces MPFDDDLPSSAPKDSSETSGLRRGLTNYGDKGFSLFLRKAFIKGSGYTDGALEKPVIGIASTGSAYNPCHGNMPQLVEALKRGIQHAGGLPMEFPTISIGESFSAPTSMYLRNLMSMDTEEMLRAQPMDAVVLIGGCDKTVPAQLMGAASAGIPAIQLITGSMLTGSHRGERVGACTDCRRYWGKFRAGEIDGVEIADVNSRLVASVGTCSVMGTASTMACIAEALGMTVPGCATPPAVTSDRMRIAEETGTCIVDMARQRRTIDKILTPAAFENAMRVLLAIGGSTNGIVHLTAIAGRMGLEVDLAALDRMSRETPVLVDLKPSGTQYMEDFHDAGGMTTLLRELKPLLNLEALTVTGRTLGEELERGEPAFNQNVVRPFLQPIYPQGGIAVLRGNLAPGGAIIKQSAADAGLMEHEGRAVVFENMEDLAARIDSDELDVTPEDVLVLKNIGPKGGPGMPEAGYIPIPQKLAKAGVKDIIRISDGRMSGTAFGTIVLHVTPEAAVGGPLAYVQNGDRIRLSLSNREISVLISDEEMRRRSEARPVVIPTGDRGYHKLFLQSVTQADTGVDFDFLQATTLNGAVPRT
- a CDS encoding LysR family transcriptional regulator, with product MNLKALRCCVEIARQGSFTKAAHTLHIAQPALSMAVTRLEEELDVILFNRAPRQITVTAEGQCFLARVEVALLELDMARQELRDMAQLHSGEIKVGVPPMFGINYVPDLLSAFRREYPGIVMTVIEGSADAIGQRLENREIDVALLESRRVGSAWESVLLGNDEMVLCMREDHSLATEPHLEAHQLQGAEMVVFDQTFLQRHLLDAFCNASGISYRIALQSNFVSLVTKATFDGMGISTLLRSVQEREPGIVGVPFKPAQTMSFRLCWRANEYLSLANKRFVDFAQTAGFFNRP
- a CDS encoding VOC family protein; protein product: MELKFSHVDVLVKNLEEACAYYAQILQARISKTLIWERGGLHVRYAIALIGQERFMLVQPLAGNLKELLDTVGEGMIYRHCYTTPDIEKTYDELILAGVQPEDENGKPLALENLQSPSGKRIIWLPKRFGHFSIEILEDKALEAFVEAAFA
- a CDS encoding NADPH-dependent F420 reductase yields the protein MSYAIIGFGKLGQALAKAFARSGIEVSVATTRDPESFASTTAAIGPEILPKTLADALKADIIFLAVRFESYRDVAKALPSWKGKTLIDVTNAYGVPPEELGGQPSSKFIAQAFTGARLVKGFNHLVAGVLDQDPAVKGGKRVVFLASDDDGAAAEIATLAENLGFSPIKLGGLSEGGLLVQARGNSWGQLIFKDLIKFD
- a CDS encoding SDR family NAD(P)-dependent oxidoreductase, with the protein product MTRLNGKTAVITGGATGIGLAAAKRFIEEGAFVFIFGRRQEALDAAVAELGPNARAVKGSVSELADLDRLYAAVKAERGTLDIVFANAGAGSQLPLGKITAEHIDETFETNVKGLIFTVQQALPLMGQGGSIILTGSSAGTTGAPAFSVYSASKAAVRNLARTWAEDLKGTGIRVNVLSPGPTATELAKAALGEEGMKLFASMNPLQRMADPTEIGAAAAFLASQDSSFMTASEVAVDGGLAQI
- a CDS encoding winged helix-turn-helix transcriptional regulator: MTTTSEICGTGCGLNATLRIISGKWKPLVLFFLRDGPKRYGELKRLIPGVSDKVLIQQLKDLEADRVLARNDYKEVPPRVDYTLTPLGRSLADAIMPLCAWGTENAAQMASIFAERDALA
- a CDS encoding AraC family transcriptional regulator encodes the protein MTDLLEDLTIRPEMQLEGLATGDLLSQVLAQIRLTGDRVYSTTQALGQRLKLDEKSSHICVLQQGQLHIEGADGQVQTIEQGDILLLPHDPSSLNITVSEGPASLVICRFWFDASSFQAMLFALPWLIHIKHAEASAWSEGILHFMLIEANDTQPGGALMISRLIDLTVIRILRTWVQHGMASGWLGGLSDERIARTLRAIHEKPGQQWRIEALATIAGMSRSSFCDRFSALVGRSPLRYQNEWRLTLAKTMLAKHNSRIGEVGFAIGYESEASFSRAYKAYFGRSPRDDNSQGGVEEQV